One genomic region from Leifsonia poae encodes:
- a CDS encoding sensor histidine kinase, with product MLRPTRLLDRLVPFRWVLEPALGLVLLGVWLLSGLAVDIEAALALVFYCASVALSRVLPAVSLCLIWAAVVVDVGNSGTQEALFRVIAALAVFLTTFGVAAHAGPVARWFDFASAFLLGPAVAYLFTVGGELKFPQFGPVIAGYYTSQGVGLLLMSLLLIVAFVAGWFVGYLVARQRATPTTDGRSVLVWLASSGGTRLADPHTESAGLVRRLTRPELTFDIAGAAAFAFFCIVLDAVNVGGFDGSGGPRSGFLVMIGFAVAVAVRRMSPAVALSLAWISAILQMTTGHNIQFSDVGVLIVLYATAAYGDTIVRWSGLISAGIGAVVASLYLTLTSAVSQNYLDLLSSSIGQLTLQFAFLFVVSVTVLGLSWVLGLLMRTWRNARVSRRAQVAAEFDRARAVEDVVVEQERTRIARDMHDVVAHSLAVVIAQADGARYARHSDPDTVDEALKTIASTARSALGDVRVLLAELRHAQPEGPQPSLDDLERTVDQIRAAGLDVTVERVGDLGWLGSAQQIAAYRIVQEALTNALRHGDTAASASVVLAEVASENGGPGVVITVRNTMKPISIDTPSAGTASARVGHGLPGMRERATLAGGSLAAGPAGDLFVVSAFLPAGAAA from the coding sequence CGGCGCTGGCCCTGGTGTTCTATTGCGCCAGCGTGGCATTGTCGCGGGTGCTGCCCGCTGTCTCGCTGTGCCTGATCTGGGCCGCAGTCGTCGTCGACGTCGGCAATTCCGGAACGCAGGAGGCGCTGTTCCGCGTCATCGCGGCCCTGGCGGTGTTCCTGACGACGTTCGGCGTTGCGGCGCACGCCGGGCCGGTGGCGCGCTGGTTCGACTTCGCCTCCGCTTTTCTGCTCGGCCCGGCGGTCGCCTATCTGTTCACTGTCGGCGGCGAGCTGAAGTTTCCGCAGTTCGGCCCGGTGATCGCGGGCTACTACACGAGCCAGGGCGTCGGCCTCCTGCTGATGAGCCTGCTTCTCATCGTCGCCTTCGTCGCCGGGTGGTTCGTGGGCTACCTCGTCGCGCGCCAGCGGGCGACGCCGACCACGGACGGCCGCTCGGTGCTGGTCTGGTTGGCGTCGTCCGGCGGAACGCGTCTCGCCGATCCGCACACAGAGAGCGCCGGACTCGTGCGCCGGCTCACCCGCCCCGAGCTCACCTTCGACATCGCCGGCGCGGCTGCGTTCGCGTTCTTCTGCATCGTCTTGGATGCGGTGAACGTGGGCGGCTTCGACGGCAGCGGGGGACCGCGCTCGGGCTTCCTCGTGATGATCGGCTTCGCGGTGGCCGTCGCGGTGCGCCGAATGTCGCCGGCTGTCGCTCTCTCACTGGCGTGGATCTCGGCGATCCTGCAGATGACCACGGGCCACAACATCCAGTTCAGCGACGTCGGCGTGCTGATCGTGCTCTACGCGACGGCCGCGTACGGCGACACGATCGTGCGCTGGTCCGGGCTGATCTCGGCCGGCATCGGCGCCGTGGTCGCCTCGCTCTACCTCACGCTGACCTCGGCGGTCAGCCAGAACTATCTCGACCTGCTGTCAAGCTCGATCGGCCAGCTCACGCTGCAATTCGCCTTCCTGTTCGTCGTGAGCGTCACCGTGCTCGGACTCTCCTGGGTGCTCGGGCTCCTGATGCGCACCTGGCGCAATGCCCGCGTGTCGCGGCGAGCGCAGGTCGCCGCCGAGTTCGATCGCGCCCGCGCCGTCGAAGACGTCGTCGTGGAGCAGGAGCGAACACGCATCGCGCGCGATATGCACGACGTCGTCGCCCACTCGCTCGCGGTGGTGATCGCACAGGCCGACGGCGCACGCTACGCCCGACACTCCGATCCGGACACCGTGGACGAAGCCCTCAAGACCATCGCGTCGACCGCGCGCTCGGCGCTCGGCGACGTGCGGGTGCTGCTCGCCGAGCTGCGGCATGCCCAGCCGGAAGGCCCCCAACCATCGCTGGACGACCTGGAGCGCACCGTCGACCAGATTCGCGCCGCAGGGCTCGACGTCACCGTCGAACGGGTCGGCGACCTCGGCTGGCTGGGCTCGGCCCAGCAGATCGCCGCATATCGCATCGTGCAGGAGGCGCTCACCAACGCCCTCCGGCATGGGGACACCGCCGCCTCCGCCTCCGTCGTGCTCGCCGAAGTGGCGAGCGAGAACGGGGGACCGGGGGTCGTCATCACCGTGAGGAACACCATGAAACCCATCAGCATCGACACGCCATCGGCCGGGACGGCATCCGCCCGTGTGGGGCACGGCCTGCCCGGGATGCGGGAGAGGGCGACGCTCGCGGGCGGTTCCCTCGCGGCCGGACCGGCCGGCGACCTGTTTGTGGTGAGCGCGTTCCTTCCGGCGGGAGCGGCGGCGTGA
- a CDS encoding response regulator — MSAAERIRVLLVDDQALFRAGVRMLVTSQPDLELAGEAANGAEGVQLAAETSPDVVLMDIRMPVMDGIAATTQIVENATKEGRTPPRILVLTTFDLDEAAARAIRGGASGFVLKDAEPEFLLAAIRTVHAGSAVIAAGATRELFQYFSSSEPVKPQPPEFGNLTSREREIFVLAARGLSNSEIASTEFLSEATVKTHISRILSKLGLRDRVQMVVYAFEHGLTGADEESSSRRRSDGSNA; from the coding sequence GTGAGCGCGGCCGAGCGAATCCGGGTACTGCTCGTCGACGATCAGGCGCTGTTCCGCGCCGGGGTGCGGATGCTGGTGACGTCGCAGCCCGATCTCGAACTCGCGGGGGAGGCCGCGAACGGTGCCGAAGGCGTCCAGCTCGCCGCCGAGACCAGCCCGGATGTGGTGCTCATGGACATCCGCATGCCGGTGATGGACGGCATCGCCGCGACCACCCAGATCGTCGAGAACGCAACGAAGGAGGGGCGCACGCCCCCGCGCATCCTCGTATTGACCACGTTCGACCTCGACGAAGCGGCCGCCAGGGCGATCCGCGGCGGCGCGAGCGGCTTCGTGCTGAAAGACGCCGAGCCCGAGTTCCTCCTCGCGGCAATCCGTACAGTGCACGCTGGAAGCGCCGTCATCGCGGCGGGGGCCACGCGCGAGCTCTTCCAGTACTTCTCGTCGAGTGAGCCGGTCAAACCGCAGCCGCCCGAGTTCGGCAACCTCACCTCGCGGGAACGCGAGATCTTCGTGCTCGCCGCGCGAGGGCTCAGCAATTCCGAGATCGCGTCGACGGAATTCCTCAGCGAGGCGACAGTGAAGACGCACATCAGCCGCATCCTGAGCAAACTGGGGCTGCGCGACCGGGTGCAGATGGTGGTCTACGCCTTCGAACACGGACTCACCGGGGCGGATGAGGAATCATCCTCCCGACGGAGATCGGATGGGTCCAACGCCTGA
- a CDS encoding ABC transporter ATP-binding protein, whose protein sequence is MDNATSETIPALEPGSTSTEGLVARVVDATKSYGTGAGRVNALDGVTLGIPAGRFTAIMGPSGSGKSTLMHIMAGLDTVTSGQVWLGETEITGLGDAELTMLRRRRVGFVFQSFNLVPTLDVAANIRLPFELDGRRPTRTQGEWIDHLIESLGLTNRLRHRPHELSGGQQQRVAIVRALATRPDLIFADEPTGNLDSRTGREVLGLLAEASRTYGQSIAMVTHDPIAAGYADRIVFLADGAVVAERPRSTPEAISSYMLGMEQHA, encoded by the coding sequence ATGGACAACGCCACCAGCGAGACGATCCCCGCCCTCGAACCGGGCTCGACATCCACCGAAGGCCTCGTGGCCCGCGTGGTGGATGCCACGAAGTCCTACGGGACAGGCGCCGGACGGGTGAACGCGCTCGACGGCGTGACCCTCGGCATCCCGGCCGGTCGCTTCACGGCGATCATGGGACCGAGCGGTTCGGGCAAATCGACCCTCATGCACATCATGGCCGGGCTCGACACCGTCACCTCCGGCCAGGTCTGGCTGGGCGAGACAGAGATCACCGGTCTCGGCGACGCGGAGTTGACCATGCTCCGTCGTCGGCGCGTCGGGTTCGTGTTCCAGTCGTTCAACCTCGTGCCGACCCTGGATGTCGCGGCGAACATCCGTCTGCCGTTCGAGCTCGACGGGCGACGGCCCACGCGGACGCAGGGGGAGTGGATCGACCACCTCATCGAGTCGCTCGGCCTCACAAACCGGTTGCGCCACCGCCCCCACGAACTCTCCGGCGGTCAGCAGCAACGCGTCGCGATCGTGCGCGCGCTGGCCACCCGGCCCGACCTCATCTTCGCCGACGAGCCGACCGGCAACCTCGACTCCCGGACGGGGCGGGAAGTGCTCGGCTTGCTCGCGGAGGCGAGCCGGACGTACGGGCAGAGCATCGCCATGGTGACCCACGACCCGATCGCCGCCGGCTACGCCGATCGCATCGTGTTCCTCGCCGACGGAGCGGTGGTGGCGGAACGACCCCGCTCGACGCCGGAAGCGATCTCCAGCTACATGCTGGGGATGGAGCAGCACGCATGA
- a CDS encoding ABC transporter permease, translating to MNRPFSAFRANARDHRASILVAALSSAFGVALLSSTGVLTAYISHSDVAAHGSVLVALSVVAVIFFIIAVYVGAIVTTNTFATIIAGRTRTIALLRLIGSSARAQRRSVASEGLAVGLLGAVLGGAVSAALTLVAVRLFVAAGVLPDVLYPVITPVLLAPLAVVVFTTWLASWVGSRRVLTVTPVQALGAAEERPAAQVRASRGRVVVAVLLMVVGALLLVFGLLLGLGVFARPADSLLSSLGPYGVLIALPGGVLSFTGVILAAPLFMPGVLRAVGLLFGRGTAARLAAANAVRNPERSSRTTIGLVIGVTLITMFVVASQSYLQMIQRAQESEPGLYGGVDGVLTVTMAVFTVLIGFSAVIAAVGVVNSLSLSVLQRRRELGLLRALGFSAGQVRRMILAESAQLTFAAIVTGLMLGTLYGWIGAQSLLGAIPGGGLLVPELPWPFLGLVILAAAILAVTASVAPTRRATAVAPVAALAVD from the coding sequence ATGAACCGTCCGTTCTCCGCCTTCCGGGCGAATGCGCGGGACCACCGTGCCAGCATCCTCGTCGCGGCGCTCAGTTCGGCGTTCGGTGTCGCCCTGCTGTCGTCGACCGGGGTGCTGACCGCCTACATCTCGCACAGTGATGTGGCCGCACACGGCAGCGTGCTCGTCGCGTTGAGTGTCGTCGCCGTCATCTTCTTCATCATCGCCGTGTACGTCGGCGCCATCGTGACGACGAACACTTTCGCGACGATCATCGCCGGGCGCACCCGCACCATCGCCCTGTTGCGCCTCATCGGTTCCAGCGCGCGGGCCCAGCGGCGATCGGTCGCCTCCGAGGGGCTCGCCGTCGGCCTCCTCGGCGCCGTGCTCGGCGGCGCGGTGTCAGCGGCTCTCACGCTCGTCGCCGTGCGACTGTTCGTCGCGGCGGGTGTGTTGCCGGATGTGCTGTATCCCGTGATCACGCCCGTACTGCTCGCCCCGTTGGCGGTCGTCGTTTTCACGACCTGGTTGGCCTCCTGGGTGGGGAGCCGGCGGGTGCTCACCGTCACCCCGGTGCAGGCGCTGGGCGCTGCCGAGGAACGCCCGGCCGCGCAGGTCCGAGCGAGCCGGGGCCGCGTGGTCGTCGCCGTGCTACTGATGGTGGTGGGCGCCCTGCTACTGGTCTTCGGCCTGCTCCTCGGCCTGGGCGTCTTCGCCAGGCCGGCGGACTCGCTGCTGTCATCGTTGGGGCCGTACGGCGTGCTGATCGCGCTGCCGGGCGGCGTGCTGTCGTTCACCGGCGTCATCCTCGCCGCGCCGCTGTTCATGCCGGGCGTGCTCCGCGCCGTCGGGCTGTTGTTCGGCCGAGGCACCGCAGCTCGGCTCGCCGCAGCGAACGCGGTGCGCAATCCGGAGCGCAGTTCGCGCACCACGATCGGGCTCGTGATCGGTGTGACATTGATCACGATGTTCGTCGTCGCCTCGCAGTCGTACCTTCAGATGATCCAACGCGCGCAGGAGAGCGAACCGGGCCTCTACGGCGGAGTGGACGGCGTGCTCACGGTGACGATGGCGGTCTTCACCGTGCTGATCGGCTTCTCCGCCGTCATCGCCGCGGTCGGGGTGGTGAACAGCCTCTCGCTCAGCGTGCTGCAGCGGCGGCGGGAGCTCGGCCTGCTGCGAGCTCTGGGTTTCAGCGCCGGCCAGGTGCGTCGGATGATCCTCGCCGAGAGCGCGCAGCTCACCTTTGCCGCGATCGTCACCGGCCTCATGCTGGGAACGCTTTACGGGTGGATCGGTGCACAGTCTCTACTGGGAGCCATCCCGGGCGGAGGGCTTCTGGTTCCCGAACTGCCGTGGCCGTTCCTTGGACTGGTGATCCTCGCCGCGGCAATCCTCGCCGTGACGGCTTCGGTCGCCCCCACCCGAAGGGCGACCGCTGTGGCACCGGTCGCAGCCCTGGCGGTCGATTAG
- a CDS encoding alpha/beta hydrolase: MTLRIDQRPFLITVDVLVSLLALYLLIRPTVRRMLAGISAVVIGALLGLFVIWLFGDVMDVFGVELTPVTRMWTAIGFAGLALALVNLFRSRWWRKVIAVLSIPVFLIAAGAGINVDFGAYRNLDDALGVVPYKALTIHSERGEVANIGTDYEKTWTPPASVPARGEIGTVRIPATTSGFPARKAIVYLPPAALTAAPPVLPVLYAFAGQPGAPADVFTAGHIATTMDQYAAKHGGIAPIVVAADQLGGAGRNPMCVDSAAFGKSATYLLKDVPAWIKAHFRVSSDPAAWSVFGYSQGATCAVQFATGHPDQFGSALASSSELGPTLGAESTTVTKGFGGSKKAYEAAQPAALMKAGAPFTNTLIVFGVGQDDAKYLAFAKTLDAEARAAGITSDLLVSPGSAHDWNTVRYTLVHGFPLIAAHLGLRS, from the coding sequence ATGACCCTGCGCATCGATCAGCGCCCGTTCCTCATCACGGTGGACGTGCTGGTCTCGCTTCTCGCGCTGTACCTCCTCATCCGCCCGACCGTCCGTCGGATGCTGGCGGGGATCTCGGCCGTGGTGATCGGTGCGCTGCTCGGCCTGTTCGTGATCTGGCTGTTCGGCGATGTCATGGACGTGTTCGGAGTCGAGCTGACACCGGTGACCCGGATGTGGACGGCCATCGGTTTCGCCGGACTCGCCCTCGCGCTCGTCAACCTCTTCCGCTCGCGGTGGTGGCGGAAGGTGATCGCCGTTCTGAGCATCCCCGTGTTCCTCATTGCAGCGGGTGCCGGAATCAATGTGGACTTCGGCGCTTACCGAAACCTCGATGACGCCCTCGGTGTCGTGCCGTACAAAGCGCTGACGATCCACAGCGAACGCGGCGAAGTGGCGAACATCGGCACCGATTACGAGAAGACCTGGACGCCCCCGGCGAGCGTTCCGGCACGCGGTGAGATCGGAACGGTGCGCATCCCGGCGACGACCTCGGGATTCCCCGCTCGCAAGGCCATCGTCTACCTTCCGCCGGCGGCGCTGACAGCCGCCCCTCCCGTTCTCCCGGTGCTGTACGCGTTCGCAGGCCAGCCCGGCGCGCCCGCCGATGTGTTCACGGCAGGGCACATCGCCACGACGATGGACCAGTATGCGGCGAAGCACGGCGGTATCGCGCCGATCGTGGTGGCGGCGGATCAGCTCGGCGGAGCCGGCCGCAACCCGATGTGCGTCGATTCGGCGGCGTTCGGCAAGTCGGCCACTTACCTCCTGAAAGACGTGCCGGCGTGGATCAAGGCGCATTTCCGGGTCAGCAGCGACCCGGCCGCCTGGAGTGTCTTCGGCTACTCGCAGGGGGCGACCTGCGCCGTGCAATTCGCTACAGGACACCCCGACCAGTTCGGGTCGGCGCTGGCTTCATCCAGCGAACTCGGCCCGACACTCGGCGCAGAATCGACCACCGTGACCAAGGGGTTCGGCGGCTCGAAGAAGGCCTACGAGGCCGCCCAGCCCGCAGCGCTGATGAAGGCCGGTGCTCCGTTCACGAACACGCTCATCGTGTTCGGCGTCGGACAGGACGATGCGAAATATCTCGCCTTCGCCAAAACACTCGACGCAGAGGCGCGGGCCGCCGGCATCACCTCCGACCTTCTGGTCTCTCCGGGTTCCGCCCATGACTGGAACACGGTGCGCTACACCCTCGTGCACGGCTTCCCGCTCATCGCGGCCCATCTAGGATTGCGCTCGTGA
- a CDS encoding bifunctional lysylphosphatidylglycerol flippase/synthetase MprF gives MSDETPAVEPRRPGRVAAGARRALRLVVAHPFTATITVVILVLALVTGPIHGPHRPLRIWLGTGPGPLLDGHWWTPITSVIFTDSLGELIVALALTVLLVGAAEHLMGWWRTAVSFFVTSVLGIVVGVGVQLLASQTGEMWARNVHNLVVLDVFTAIGGTIMAASAFASALWRRRIRVLTVLVALVFVLYSGLPSDVYRMLAVLFGLALGVLLRPTAKLGGWVRSSHHEIRVLLASAVSITAIGPVIGLLTKSRYGLLSPIGLLFSNDVPDRGSLLERCQAFAVTRQCLHDLTIERINGIGPILVSVLPLLVLLVAAYGLLRGSRFAVWLAVAVNVMLAVLSALYFGLLPLAGVSTHPHFAARYWEVTAMLALSALLPLAIAIVLIALRQHFPVRPSTRAVVRYVVTIVVTGVVLALLYIAVGYLQRNSGYTRPIDLGDLLGDVLERFIPVNFLRREPVSYLPTSPLGVALYRNIGTIFWLVVMIAAIPVMRGRGFRRDTSDATRVRDLLERGGGDAISFMATWSGNSYWFDPADGRAIAYRVVGRIAITTGGPFGAPPPHDRTIDRFARFCDDNGWIPVYYSVDADLQPVFDEMGWSTMVVAEETVIRPQQWATTGKKWQDVRTSINRAQRAGIRAEWTTYQALPLTSAVQLSDISEQWVAEKDLPEMGFTLGGLDELRDPAVGLMLAVDENGRIEAVTSWLPTYRNGLVVGWTLDFMRRRPGSINGVMEFLIAESATRMRDEGVEFMSLSAAPLAHTAEGGPETERSGMDRTLGFLSASLEPVYGFRSLLKFKRKFQPELHPLIMAYPDPVALPAIGVALARAYLPQLSVRQAANLVRGRG, from the coding sequence GTGAGCGACGAAACTCCTGCGGTCGAGCCCCGCCGGCCAGGACGCGTGGCCGCCGGGGCCAGACGCGCCCTCCGGCTCGTTGTCGCGCATCCCTTCACCGCCACGATCACGGTGGTCATCCTGGTTCTCGCCCTGGTCACCGGGCCGATCCATGGCCCGCACCGGCCGCTGCGCATCTGGCTGGGAACAGGGCCCGGACCGCTGCTCGACGGCCACTGGTGGACACCGATCACCTCGGTGATCTTCACCGACAGCCTGGGTGAACTGATCGTGGCACTCGCGCTCACGGTCCTTCTCGTCGGGGCCGCGGAGCACCTGATGGGGTGGTGGCGCACGGCCGTGTCGTTCTTCGTCACCTCCGTTCTCGGCATCGTCGTGGGTGTGGGGGTGCAGCTTCTCGCATCCCAGACCGGTGAGATGTGGGCGCGCAATGTTCACAACCTCGTCGTGCTCGACGTGTTCACCGCGATCGGCGGCACGATCATGGCTGCGAGCGCTTTCGCGAGCGCGCTGTGGCGACGGCGCATCCGGGTGCTCACCGTGCTCGTCGCACTGGTCTTCGTGCTCTACTCCGGATTGCCGTCCGATGTCTATCGGATGCTCGCCGTGCTCTTCGGATTGGCGCTGGGCGTGCTGTTGCGGCCCACCGCGAAACTCGGCGGATGGGTTCGCAGCTCCCACCACGAGATCCGGGTGCTGCTCGCCTCGGCTGTGTCAATCACAGCGATCGGGCCGGTGATCGGGCTGCTCACCAAATCGCGCTATGGTCTTCTCTCGCCGATCGGCCTGCTGTTCAGCAACGACGTTCCCGACCGCGGCTCGCTGCTGGAGCGCTGCCAGGCGTTCGCGGTGACCAGGCAGTGCCTCCACGATCTGACCATCGAGCGCATCAACGGCATCGGGCCGATCCTCGTCTCGGTGCTCCCGCTGTTGGTACTGCTCGTCGCGGCGTACGGATTGCTCCGCGGAAGCCGGTTCGCCGTGTGGCTCGCCGTGGCCGTCAACGTCATGCTCGCCGTTCTGTCGGCGCTGTACTTCGGACTGCTGCCGTTGGCGGGCGTCTCCACCCATCCGCATTTCGCCGCCCGCTACTGGGAAGTGACCGCGATGCTGGCGCTCTCGGCTCTGCTGCCGTTGGCGATCGCCATCGTGCTGATCGCGCTGCGGCAGCACTTCCCGGTGCGGCCTTCGACGCGAGCGGTCGTTCGGTACGTGGTCACCATCGTCGTTACCGGCGTCGTCTTGGCGCTCCTGTACATCGCGGTCGGATATCTGCAGCGCAACTCGGGCTACACGCGCCCGATCGACCTCGGGGACCTACTGGGCGACGTGCTCGAGCGGTTCATCCCGGTCAACTTCCTGCGCCGCGAGCCGGTCAGCTACCTGCCGACCTCCCCGCTCGGGGTCGCCCTTTACCGCAACATCGGCACGATCTTCTGGCTCGTGGTGATGATCGCGGCGATCCCCGTGATGCGCGGGCGCGGGTTCCGTCGTGATACCAGCGACGCGACACGCGTGCGCGACCTCCTCGAGCGAGGCGGGGGAGACGCCATCTCGTTCATGGCCACCTGGTCGGGGAACAGCTATTGGTTCGATCCGGCCGACGGTCGCGCGATCGCCTACCGCGTCGTGGGACGCATTGCGATCACAACCGGCGGTCCGTTCGGCGCACCGCCTCCGCACGACCGCACGATCGACCGGTTCGCCCGGTTCTGCGACGACAACGGATGGATCCCGGTCTACTACAGCGTCGACGCCGACCTGCAGCCGGTCTTCGACGAGATGGGCTGGTCGACGATGGTGGTAGCGGAGGAGACCGTGATCCGCCCGCAGCAGTGGGCGACCACCGGCAAGAAGTGGCAAGACGTGCGAACCTCCATCAATCGGGCGCAGCGGGCAGGCATCCGTGCGGAATGGACGACCTACCAGGCGCTCCCGCTGACCTCGGCCGTGCAGCTCTCCGACATCTCCGAGCAGTGGGTGGCCGAGAAGGACCTGCCCGAGATGGGCTTCACCCTCGGCGGTCTCGACGAACTGCGCGACCCGGCCGTCGGCCTCATGCTCGCGGTCGACGAGAACGGTCGCATCGAGGCCGTCACGAGCTGGCTCCCCACCTACCGCAACGGTCTGGTCGTGGGGTGGACGCTCGACTTCATGCGGCGCCGGCCGGGAAGCATCAACGGTGTGATGGAGTTCCTCATCGCCGAATCCGCCACCCGGATGCGCGACGAGGGCGTGGAGTTCATGAGCCTCTCGGCCGCTCCGCTCGCGCACACCGCCGAGGGCGGCCCCGAGACGGAACGCTCCGGAATGGACCGCACGCTCGGCTTCCTCAGCGCCTCGCTCGAACCGGTCTACGGCTTCCGGTCGCTGCTCAAGTTCAAACGCAAGTTCCAGCCCGAACTGCATCCGCTGATCATGGCCTACCCGGATCCGGTCGCCCTTCCGGCCATCGGGGTCGCGCTGGCCCGCGCTTACCTGCCTCAGCTCTCTGTGCGCCAGGCGGCGAATCTCGTGAGGGGCCGCGGATGA
- the leuA gene encoding 2-isopropylmalate synthase: MKNTQAPSAMPIHKYRPFHEQIRVELPDRTWPDNRITQAPRWCAVDLRDGNQALIDPMSPERKRIMFDLLVRMGYKEIEVGFPSASQTDFDFVRSLIEENAIPDDVTIQVLTQAREHLIKRTYESLVGARQAIVHLYNSTSILQRDVVFRTDRQGIIDIALSGARLCRQMEALVPGTTIYYEYSPESYTGTELDFAVDICNQVIEVFEPTPERKVIVNLPATVEMATPNVYADSIEWMSRHLAHRENVILSLHPHNDRGTAVAAAELGYMAGADRIEGCLFGNGERTGNVDLVTLGVNLFTQGIDPQIDFSDIDGIKRTVEHCNQLPVHERSPWGGDLVFTAFSGSHQDAIKKGFEAMAAEAAETGKEVDDLVWAVPYLPVDPKDLGRSYEAVIRVNSQSGKGGVAYLLKTDHALDLPRKLQIEFSGVVQAKTDEEGGEVSSDDIWAIFQDEYLPAPVDETENKWGRFELGSTSTSNESGDEVDLTVTLRDGDTVAKATGRGNGPIAAFLDVLHGHGVNVHLYDYSQHTLSASESAYAAAYVELDVEGQRLWGVGIDADTTTASFKAVVSAVNRAVRAVESANTSDLVSA, translated from the coding sequence ATGAAGAACACACAGGCGCCGAGCGCCATGCCGATCCACAAGTACCGTCCGTTCCACGAGCAGATCCGGGTGGAACTGCCCGATCGCACATGGCCCGACAACCGCATTACGCAGGCGCCCCGCTGGTGCGCTGTCGACCTGCGTGACGGAAACCAGGCCCTCATCGATCCGATGAGCCCCGAGCGCAAACGCATCATGTTCGACCTGCTGGTGCGCATGGGCTACAAAGAGATCGAGGTCGGGTTCCCGAGCGCGAGCCAGACCGACTTCGACTTCGTCCGCAGCCTCATCGAAGAGAACGCGATTCCCGACGACGTCACCATCCAGGTTCTCACCCAGGCCCGCGAGCACCTGATCAAGCGCACCTACGAGTCGCTGGTGGGCGCCAGGCAGGCCATCGTGCACCTGTACAACTCCACGAGCATCCTGCAGCGCGACGTCGTGTTCCGCACCGACCGCCAAGGCATCATCGACATCGCACTGTCTGGCGCCCGCCTCTGCCGCCAGATGGAGGCGCTGGTTCCGGGAACCACGATCTATTACGAATACTCGCCCGAGAGCTACACCGGAACCGAGCTCGATTTCGCCGTCGACATCTGCAACCAGGTCATCGAGGTCTTCGAGCCGACCCCCGAGCGCAAGGTCATCGTCAACCTGCCGGCCACGGTCGAGATGGCGACCCCGAACGTCTACGCCGACTCGATCGAGTGGATGTCGCGCCATTTGGCCCACCGCGAGAACGTCATCCTGTCGTTGCACCCGCACAACGACCGCGGCACCGCCGTCGCGGCGGCCGAGCTGGGCTACATGGCCGGCGCCGACCGCATCGAGGGCTGCCTGTTCGGCAATGGCGAGCGCACCGGCAACGTCGACCTGGTGACCCTGGGCGTCAACCTGTTCACCCAGGGCATCGACCCGCAAATCGACTTCAGCGACATCGACGGGATCAAGCGCACGGTCGAGCACTGCAACCAGCTGCCGGTGCACGAGCGCAGCCCGTGGGGCGGCGACCTGGTGTTCACCGCCTTCAGCGGCTCGCACCAGGACGCGATCAAGAAGGGCTTCGAGGCGATGGCTGCCGAGGCCGCCGAAACCGGCAAGGAGGTCGACGACCTCGTGTGGGCGGTGCCGTACCTGCCGGTCGATCCGAAGGACCTGGGCCGCAGCTACGAGGCCGTCATCCGCGTCAACTCGCAGTCGGGCAAGGGCGGCGTCGCCTACCTGCTGAAGACCGACCACGCGCTCGACCTGCCGCGCAAGCTGCAGATCGAGTTCTCCGGCGTCGTGCAGGCCAAGACCGACGAAGAGGGCGGCGAAGTCTCCAGCGACGACATCTGGGCGATCTTCCAAGACGAGTACCTTCCGGCGCCGGTCGACGAGACCGAGAACAAGTGGGGCCGGTTCGAGCTGGGCAGCACGAGCACGTCGAACGAGTCGGGCGACGAGGTCGACCTCACCGTCACTCTTCGCGACGGTGACACCGTGGCGAAGGCGACGGGTCGCGGAAACGGACCGATCGCCGCGTTCCTCGACGTGCTGCACGGCCACGGCGTGAATGTGCACCTCTACGACTACTCCCAGCACACGCTGTCGGCCAGCGAATCCGCCTATGCGGCCGCCTACGTCGAACTGGATGTGGAAGGCCAGCGTCTGTGGGGCGTCGGGATCGATGCCGATACGACGACCGCTTCCTTCAAGGCTGTCGTGTCCGCCGTGAACCGTGCCGTGCGCGCGGTCGAGTCGGCCAACACGAGCGACCTCGTCTCCGCCTGA